The DNA window AAATTCACACACAATTCAATAAATGGTAAGATACGTATAAAAGAGTGGAAGAAAGGTGAAAATCACATGAGGTTTCCTCAAAAATGTAACGCTGCCGTTATCTTTACGGGACTGCTGTCAATACTCTTGTTTTTTTCGACGATAACTACGTCGGCTAGTGCCGCTGCGCCACTAAAAGATGTGGCTACAACGCATTGGGCTTATCAAGACATTCAGTCGCTGCTCGGAAAAAACGTCTTGACTGGCTATTCGAATGGAACGTTCAAACCAGAACAAGACGTGACGCGTGCACAAGCGGCGAAAATTATTGCACTGGCTGCGGGTATTGAGCCGCTCAATCCGAAAACAGCGAGTTATCCTGATGTGGCGACGGGTCACTGGGCATTTGGTTATATTGAAGCATTGAAAAAAGAAGGTGTTATTCATGGCAAAGGCAATGGGCTGTATGCTCCGGATGACAAGTTAACGCGTGGACAAATGGCCAAGATTTTGACAGAAGGTTTTGATCTTGTTGGGCACTCCGCGAATTTCTTTACCGACGTGACCACAACAGATTGGATGTTTACGTATGTCTTAGCACTGCGTGATAACGGCATTACGGTTGGGTATCCGGAAGACAATACCTACCGGCCAAACGGCATCGTCACACGTGCGCAAATGGCTGCGTTTGCCAATCGCGCGATGGAATGGAAAGCTCTTCAACAACCAGCACTTCCGAGTAAAGTTATTGGATTTGGAGACAGCAATACGTCAGGTTCTTATTTACCGAAAGAATTTCCCGACTACCCGAATCACAATTGGCCAACGTTAGCAGGAATCACCAATGCCGGTGTCAGTGGCAATACGACAGCAATTGCCTTGAAAAGATTCAAACAAGACGTGTTGGATCAACAGCCATCTACGGTCGTCATGATGTTCGGGTTGAACGACGCATTAATGCGTGCAGATACGAAACAACCACAAGTCAGTAAGGAGCAATTTGAAAAAAATATCTCGCAAATGACAACGCAAATGGTGGCAAAAGGCATAACGGTTGTTTTGATGACCAATTTGCCCGTCAATGAACGTGTGTACTACCAGTCTCAAGCAGCGCAAAACCCAGGTATTGAAAAACTCTATGCCAGTAAGGGGGGCCTTCATGCGTGGCAAGACAGCTACAATGATATTATTCGCAAAGTCGCTGAACAACAAGGTGTTGAACTCATCGATAATTATGCCAACGCGGTGCAAAAAGCAGGAGGCGCAACAGACACTGATCTTGCAAGCAGCGGATTAGTCGATCCACTTCTCGGATTTCATTGGACGCCGCGCGGGCATATGATGGTGGCGCATTCCGTAAATGTGTGGGTGCCAGGCACCCACACAACTCTCGCGCAATTCAACAACAAAACCCCCACAAGCCGGTAATTCGGCGTGTGGGGGTTTAACTGTGGTTTTAGGGTTAGTTACCAAACAGTTTTTCGAGTGAGTATTGATCTCCGAACAGCAGGTCGTATTGAATCATTTCGTATTGCTGTTTGGTGGTCTCCACTTTATCGGGAGTCACTTTATAAAGTTCGCCATCTGCGTCTATTTTCACTTCGTTGGTGTAGCCCGGCATTTCCGCTTGGAAGTTTTCCAGTACTGCGTGATACAAAGGCTGCTCAATTCCAGCTAGGTCAAAGACGGTTGGTGCTAGGAAAGAGGGGCTGATTGTACCAAGGTCTGGAACTTCAGTGCCGTAGTTATTCCAAATAGCCAGCGGTGTGGATCTCATTTTCTTTTGATCTTCTAGGCTCCAATTAATGTCTCCTGCTCCGCGAGGGACATATCCAGCTTGCTTGAATAATTTATAGTCATTGCCGATCGCAGGTAAATGGTCTCCGAAAAAGACGACAATGGTTGGTTCGTCAGACGTTTCGTAATAATCGATCAAGCTCTTAAATGCAGCATCAGCGTCTGCGACTCCTTGTGTGTACGACCGCAACAATAAATTGAAAACGGGATCCACTCCAGGAGGTGTCTGCGTTTCGACAGTGAAATCTGGGTATTTATCCACGTTGTAACTCGTGTGGTTTTGCATCGTAATTGCATAGATAAATGACGGATCTTCATTCGCTTCTGTTTGTTCGATGATGGTATCGGTCACTTGCTGGTCAGAAACGTAAGGTCCTCGGTAGACAGGATCGGTAAACCCGTCAATATCAATGAATTCATCAAAACCGATATGTTTATACACTTCTTCCCGGTTCCAAAACCATTTCGGGTAAGGGTGAATGGCCGTCGTCTCATACCCGAGACTTGCCAAATAGTTAGGCATCGCCGGAATTTCACTTTTAATGTATTGCTGGTACGGAACGGAACCAGGCGGTAGGAACATATTGGTAAAACCCGTCAGCGCTTCGAACTCGACGTTACTCGTGCCGCCGCCAAAAGCAGGAGCCAAAATATGACCATCTTGCTGTGCTCTGACGTTTGGCATAGGGTCTTCATTAAACGACAACCCTTCAATCGACGTCGGGTCCCAGAAAGATTCGCTCATGATAAAGATGATGTTCGGATCTTGCTTAGCCGTTGAATTGGATTGCGGTTCGACTTTAGTCAAGTTGTCAACAATATCCATCACGTTTTTTTCGTTGTAGCCACTTGGTGGCAGCACGATGGCACTTTGCATATTCAACATAAACGTCAACAAAAAGCCATTGGTTTTGTAATTGCGTTCTTGATCAAATGTCAGGTTGTTAATGTCGACATCTTTTAACGTGGACTCTACTTCAGGAATGGACCGATAGAAAACAAAAATGCTCAAGTACGCGGCACCTAAACCAATAAACAGCATACGAACCCATGGGTTTAAGCGAATCCAGCGCTTTGGCTTTTTGATAAACAGAAACACCGAAATGGCGACAATGACCGCCACGATAAGTCCGAAAACAAGAATAACTTGTGTCAAGTTGATCGTTTCATATAAATTTGGCAATAAATTCAATACATTATTATAAAGCAACAAATCCCAAGGGTATAAAAATTCCCCTAAGAAACTGAATTTATAATAGCTGAAAACAGCCAGAGTCACCACTAACGCATTGGTGACGACAAAACTAACAAAATAACGATTAAAGATTCCTAAAAACACGATGAACAAGCTAAAAACAATCATGTAATTAAAGAAAAAGGCTTCTTTGTGATCACTGCGCCACACAGCGCGTTCAGCGTAACTACCGTTCAAATAGGTTTCAATTCCATTCACCAACAAAAAGAAATAAAACATGGTGGCTAACATCACCAAAACCGGCTTGTAGCTCCATTTGACTTTCATGTAAATCACCTCAAAAAAATTTTTCGACTTTGCTGCTCCTGCTGCAATCGGAATATCGACTACCCTCAAGTATAAAGGAAGTACAAGAGGCAAGCAAATTGCGCGAGAGTTGTGTGGGTGCCTGGCACCCATACAATATACCCAAAATTTAAAGAAAAAACGGTCAACAAGATAGCTTTGGAACCATGGACTTTTGATGTGTAAAATGGAAAAATGAAGGTGAATTAATTAATTGATAATTTCGATAATTTTATCTTGAAAGGGAGGAACCAAGATGAGGGAAACAAGTTTTTGGTTAATGGTGTTCATCTTATTGATCAGTAGTGTCACAGGGTTCAGTAGTCCGGTCGCATCAAAAGCGCCAAATCCCGAAGTGAAGCTGTCGAAAACCTTAGTAAAGCCGCAGTCACCAAAAGAAAAAGTGCGAATCATCATTGAATTACAAGAACAGCCGACGATTGAAATCGCAACGACGAAGGGTGTTCTTTACAAAGAGTTGCCGGAAAGTCAGAAACAACGCATTGAAGCGGCTGCCGCTAAAAAACAAAAAACGGCACAAACAGCTATTACGAAAGTGGCACCCAAAATCGATTATCTTCAAACGTTTACAGCGGTCTTTAACGGTTTCTCAGCAGAAGTTATTGCGGGACAAGTAGCCGAAATCGCGGAGTTGCCAAGTGTTAAAGCTGTATATGAAGCGACGGAGTATAAACGTCCTGCAGTCCAGCCGACGATGAAATACGCCAAAGAACTGGTTCAAGCGCAACAAGCCTGGCGTGATTATGGCTTTAAAGGAGAAGGCATGATTGTCGGAGTAATCGATACAGGCATTGACTCGGGACATCGCGACATGAAACTGAGCGATAACAAGACGGCTACCTTAACAAAAGGCCAAGTCGATGCGTTTGTCTCGGATCACGCAATTGAAGAAGGTGCATTTTTCACAGAAAAAGTACCGTTTGGTTACAATTATATGGACGCCAACACTGAAATTCGTGACGTGGCACCGGGTGCTTCGATGCACGGCATGCACGTAGCCGGAACGATTGGTGCAAATGGCGATGAAAAAAAGGGCGGCATTAAAGGTGTTGCTCCGGAAGCGCAATTGTTGGCACTGAAAGTGTTCGGCAACGACGCTTTATACCCAACAACTTTCGGTGATATTTACATTAAAGCGATGGACGACGCCATTAAACTTGGTGCAGACGTTATCAACATGTCGCTCGGCGCCACCGCTGGATTTGTCGATACGTCGAGTCCTGAACAGCAAGCAGTAGAACGTGCGACAAATAATGGGATTTTAGTAGCGATTTCTGCTGGCAACGAAGACATGCTGGGGTCTGGTTTTCAAGCACCTTTTGCCAAAAACCAAGACTACGGTTTGATTGGTACACCGGGAACTTCGGTGGATTCGTTCGGGGTAGCGTCATTTGAAAATACAGTGATTACAACGGAGAGTTTTGTCTACAGCGTAGACGGCAAAGTGTCGGCTCGTGCGCTATACTTGCCGGCAAACGAAGTCGACCCGCAAAAACTACCAGATGCTTCTTATCAAATGGTTGAAGTTGGACTCGGTATGCCTGAGGATTTTGAAGGCAAAGACTTGACCGATAAATTCGCGTTGATTGCACGCGGCACCATTCCATTTGCGGAAAAAGCTTTTGCAGCGCAGTCTGCTGGAGCAGCAGGGGTTATTATTTACAACAACACGACAGGACCCGTTAATATGGAATGGGATCCGTCTATTACCATTCCGTTTTTGTCGACACTTCAAAAAGATGGATTGGCCATGAAAGCAGCATTACAAGCTGGAAAAGCGGTCACCATTGCGTTTGACGGAAAAGAGCTTGAGACGCCGAATCCAAATGCCGGTAAAATGAGTGATTTTACGTCTTGGGGACCAACACCCAACTTGGATTTTAAGCCAGAAATCACTGCACCTGGAGGTAATATTTTCTCGACGCTAAATGACAACGACTACGGGTTGATGAGTGGTACATCGATGGCGGCACCACACGTAGCAGGAGGAACGGCATTGATTTTTCAGCGCATTGAAGAGCTTGGCTTAGCAGGCAGAGACCGCGTTGAGTTCGCCAAAAACTTGCTGATGAATACGGCCAATCCAGTTGAACTGGTAGCGGGTCAATTCGTGTCACCAAGACGTCAAGGCGCAGGACTGATGCAGTTGCACGACGCCTTATCGACCGACGTAATCGTCACGGACGGAGCGACTGGTGACGCCAAAGTCGCGTTAAAAGAACTGACAAAAAATCAACTCACCATCAAGTTGCAAGCTGAAAATTTCTCAGACACGGCAGCAACTTACGCAATCACAGTTAACGTTCAAACCGATGCAATTGCAAAACACAAAAAGCGCAAGATCAACACGACCGATCCTAATCGAGCAGGATCAAAAGTGGTAACAGATCTCGTCAACATTACCGCACCCGACCTTGTGACGGTACCAGCAAATGGCACGACAGAAATTCAAGTGACGATCGATGCGTCAACTTTAGTAGGACGTCCCGAATTTAAAGCGTTCACTAACGGCTTTTTCATCGACGGGTTTATTACATTAACCGATGCGAGCGAAGAAGTGACCGGCAACACGCCGCTGACTGTGCCATATTTTGGCTTTAATGGCAAATGGGACGCAGCGTCGATTTTTGATGACGTCGCATGGAGCCCAGAAACGTTTTACGCTTCGACATTTTTAACGGACGATTTTGGATTGATCGTCAACGGCGGCAGCCACCAACAAGGTTTTGTTCCTGAGCGTTTTGCTTTTTCACCAAATGGCGACGGGAGCCGGGAGTCGATTATTCCCGTATTTTCGCTGTTGCGTAACGCCAAAGCGTTGGAAGTAAACGTGCTGGACGCGGATGGCAAGAAACTCCGGACCTTGCAGACAGGAAAAAACCTAGTGAAAAACTTCACGGAAAGCTTCTCCTATTATTATGATTTTTTCAACGAATGGAACGGCGAAGTGCTCGGCAAGCCAGTTAAAGACGGCCAGTATCAACTGCAAATGCGTGCGGTTATTGATTATCCAGGTGCTAAATGGCAGTCACGAGTCATGCCGATTTTAGTGGATACCGTGGCACCTAAAGCAACTGCTACGTTGGATACGAAAACGGGCACGGTGAAAGTCACCAGCTTTACCGATAACAAAGAAGGCGGAGGACCTGACCGTTGGGAAGTGTTCCATAACGGTGTGGAACTAACGCAAGCTCCGGACAGCTTTGAAGACCAGTCGTTATCACCGAGCGTCAAGAGCTACAAATTGCCTGTGGCCATCAAAAAAGGCGACAAGCTAAACGCGGTATTCCATGATACCGCCGGCAATAAAATCACAGTGCCACTAACCGGTATTGTTGCAGATACACAACAACCAGCAGTGTCCATCATCTCGCCGGGGCTTTTCGAAGTGCTAAGTACGAAGAGAGTCGGCGTATTCGGTGTCGTAGAAGACCAGTCACGTATCGTCTCAGTAACCGTTAACGGTGAAAAAGCCGAACGCTTTGACGGACTGTTTTTCCAACACACCTTAACACTCAAAGACGGGCGTAACGACATCTTCGCTAAAGCCGTCGACGAAGCTGGCAACGAACTCGAAGTACGCAGCCAAGTGTTAATCGATACACAGCCGGCGCTACTGAAATTTTTGGATCTGCCAGAAACTGTGGGTGCAGAAGCAGATTCTGCAGAAGTAAGGTTTAATGTCTCAGACAACATGAACGCCATCCAAGTGTATGTAATCGACAGCGAAGTTTTTCGCCAAGACATGACCGAGCCCTACGGCGAAGTCGGCTTTGATGAAGACATCACCATCACGGTTCCAGTTGCTGCTCTAGGTGATAACAAATTCACCTTGAAAGTCATCGACGCAGCAGGACATGTCACAGAAGAAAGCTTCACGATCAAGAAACAGTGAGTGAATAATAGAGTGTTTGATTGTTTGGGTGCCAGGCACCCAAACAATTCAAACACAATTCAAAAAAATATTTTGAAAGAGAATTTGCAGGTTATCGAGTGGTTTCACAGTGAAAAATTAGTTTTGAGTCAGTATGCGTACATAAATCCAAGTTATTGTCTTTTTAGAACAATTGACGAACCTCAATCTTATTTCTACTATAGTTATAATCAGTAGTTGAAAAGGAAGGAGCGTGAAACGATGGGGAGAAGTCGACGTATTTGGACTCCGCATGCATACGAACATGTTGTGATGAGAGGCAACAACAGGCAAGCGATTTTTCAAGAGAAATCAGATATCGACGCTTTTTTTAGAGTCTTAACGTATGCACACGAAAAGTACCCGTTTACCATGTTGGCCTATTGCTTAATGACCAACCATTACCACTTATTGATCCGCTCACCCGAAGTCCCGTTAAGCAAGCTAATGGCGCTCATCAACAAACGCTACAGCGATTATCACAAGAAAAAATACAACTACAGCGGCTATTTTTACGAAAGCCGTTATTATTCGGGCAAAGCCATAACCCACAAAAGCATCCTCGCAGTTAGCCGATACGTCCACAGAAACCCCATAGATACCAGTACCCCCATGGTAGCCACAATGAAAGACTATCCACACAGCTCGTACCGATTATACGCAGATGCGCTACAAGCCCCCTATCAATTCCTCGATTTAAGTTATTTGCCAACCCTTCTGCCAAGGCCATATTCCAAATGCTTAACGGGTTATTTGATGTACTGCGAAGAACGGGATCTTCCGGAGAGGAGAGATGGGGAATAGAATTGTACGAGAATTGAGCGGGTGCCAGGCACCAAATAAGAAAATTATTTCATTATTTGCATAAATTTAATAAAGCGTTTACAATTTTGCGCTATACTTGATAAGTAACTCATTCTATTCAAAGGAAGTGGAGCTTTTGTCGAGAAACACATGGACGAAGATTTTTTTGAGTTTACTACTGGTTTTGTCTGCAGTACTGCCTTACACAGCAGCAACTGCAACTGCTGCAGAACCGATTACGGTAGCTGAAGCCATTGCGAATAATTCCGGTTCGGCTACGGTGAAAGGATTTATCGTCGGGACAGTCATTAGCAACACTAGCTACGACCAAGAAGCGCCTTTTGCAGCTGCTTCAAATCTAGGGCTTGCTGATTCACCAAATGAAACCGATCCGACGAAAATTCTTCCAGTTCAGTTGCCATCAAGTTCCGCAATTCGTGCAGGTTTAAACTTGGTGAACAATCCAACTAAGTTTAAAGCAGAAGTGACCATTACAGGTTCATTAGAAACTTACTTTACAACAGCAGGTCTAAAGTCTCCAACGGCTTTCACGATTCTGTCTGAAGGTGAAGTACCACCTGAGGCAACTGTCGTCGATACGTTGGCACAAGCGCGCACGATGTCGGGCAAACTCGTCCAAGTTGACGCCACGGTGACAACAGGCATAGGATTTTGGGGCGCGACTGCCTTTTATGTACAAGACGATACAGCTGGCATGTACGTTTATGCTTCAAACGCCACCGTTGCACCGGGAGACAAGGTGCGGTTGACGGGAACGGTCGCGGAGTATAGCGGCGAGCTTCAGCTGCAGCCGAATACAATAGAAGTTCTTTCTACAGGCAACGACTTGCCGTCCGCTCAAACCGTTACACCGACCGCTATCAATGAACAGACACAAGGCGAGCGTATTGAATTAGAAAATGTGACCATCACAAACTTGAAATCCGTTAACGATTTTGGAACGTTTGAGTTTTCGGCAACAGCTGAAAACGGTGAAACGGTCACCATTCGTAACGATAACCGCAACGGACTAAACTTCGAACAATTTACGAAGCAATACAAAGAAGGCGATTTAATCCATGTCAGCGGAATCGCTTCAAAGTTCAACGCTTCTTATCAGGTGAAAACACTCGGCTTCGAGAGCTTTGACCTTGTGAATAAGCCAGCTGTCTATGTGGATGTGTTTCCAGGTGTCGTTTCGGAAGGCACTGAAATCACGCTAGCTTCAGGCTGGAAAAACGCCGCTATTTACTATACGCTTGACGGTTCCACACCAACTGCCGCAAGCACCAAATACACAGCGCCAATCGTTTTGACAAAAGACGTAACGATCAAAGCCATCGCCATCACGGACGAAACGTCTGAGATTTTTACTTTTACTTACACCGTTTTGAAAACAGGCGCCTTGAAAATCCGTGATATTCAAGGCGCGAATCATTACTCAGATTACCAAGGTGTCGTTGTCAATGAAATCGTCGGTGTCGTGACACACGTCTACAACTCGGCAAACTTCGTCATTCAAGACATCAATCCAGATGATGATGTGACAACTTCAGAAGCATTGATGGTCAATAAAGCATCAAATGGTCTTCAACTTGGTGACCTGGTTACCATCACCGGAACTGTAGAAGAGCATTTCCAAGAAGGCTATTCAGATGCAAAAGATAACGATTTACCAATCACGCGTATTCGTGCGACTGACGCAACCAAAACAGCAACAGCCGCACTTCCTGAACCCATTGTCATTGGAAAAGACGTTCAACCGCCATCTGAGATTATCGATAACGATGGCTTAACATCGTTTGATCCGACAGAAGACGGCGTTGATTTCTGGGAATCCCTTGAACTTATGCGCTTAGCTGTACCAAACGCACAGGTTGTGGGACCACAAAACTACGGCGAAGTGGTCGTCGTTGCTGAAAACTCACCAGGCACAGAATTCCATAAACAAGGTGGAATTTTGCTTTCAGAAAATGACTATAACCCAGAACGCATTACCGTCGATTTCAACAATGAAAACTACGTAGCCAAGGCAGGCGACTCGTTTACCGGTAATATTATCGGCGTAATGGGCTTCGGCTTTGGTAACTACAAGCTATGGGCGACAGAAAATGATTTACCAACGCTTAAAGACGGCGGCACGAAGCCGGAACAAACATGGATTGCTAAGCAAAAAGACGAACTGACGGTAGCCGCTTATAATGTAGAAAATTTTTCTGCAGATCCGAGTCATACATCTGATACCAAAGCACAGCGCATTGCAGAGTCGTTCGTTAACGACTTAAACTCACCAGACATCATCGTTATGGTAGAAGTACAAGACAATGACGGCCCGGTTGCATCAGGAAACAGTGACGCAACGTTAAGCTATGAACGGTTGATTCAAGACATCAAAACAGCAGGCGGTCCAACATATGCCTGGACTGACATCGCACCTGAATACAACAAAGACGGTGGGCAACCAGGTGGCAACATCCGTGTCGGGTATTTGTATAATCCTGAACGCGTAACCTTGTCAGAAGGAACAAAAGGCACTGCAACTCAAGACAACTCGTGGGTAGACGGCGAACTGGCTTTGAATCCAGGACGCGTTCAACCAATCGCAATGCCAAACACCCGTAAACCAATTGCTGCACAATTTGACTTCCAAGGTGAGCAGGTCGTCGTTATTGGCGCTCACTTAAACTCAAAAGGTGGAGACCAGCCACTATTCGGCAAAAACCAGCCGCCTGTTCTTGGCTCTGTTGCAGAGCGCATTGAACTGGCAACAGCGATTAACGGCTTTATCGCGGATGGACTTAAACAAAATCCAGACTTGAACGTGATCGTTGCAGGAGACATGAATGATTTCGAATTTACGCCTGCGCTAGCCGCATTAAAAGGCGATATTTTAACGAATAAAGTCGAAGATGTGCCAGTAGAAGATCGCTTTTCGTATTATTACCAAGGAAATTCACAAGTACTCGATCACTTGCTTGTGACGAACAACTTGGCACAACGTACAGAACTGGATATGGTCCACATTAACGCGATGTTCATGGAACAACAGGGCCGCGCATCAGATCATGATCCGCTACTAGCACAAATTGCCTTCGAAAAACCATCAGTTCCGGGCGAACAACAAGCAAATCCTGACTTTTCAGGTGACCAGGCTGTCGTTACAGCGGGCGAACCGAATAAAGATGGAGAACTTGCCATTACATTTACTGAAAGAAATCTAGTTGAACTGCTGAAGAGCGGCAAAGACTTACGGGTCGACATGCCGACAGCAGCTGTCAGCTTTTCAGCTGAAAACATTCAGCAAATTGTCTCAGCTGCAGGATCTGCATTTGTATTAGAGCTAGTAGTGGCAGACGCAAAAGAAGTCGACAAACGCCCAACTCTTACGAAACAAATCGACTTGTCGGTAACGGATGCAGCAGGAAAAGACCTTGCTTTGACATTCACTTCACCGGTGACACTGGCATTTGACACAACGAAAGACGTGAAAATCCAGTTTGGTGCGCGTGAAGATCGTAAAGGCAAGTGGAAAATCATGCAAGGAACATTAAAAGGGTCAACGTTTACTCTTCATGTGAACGAGTTAGGAAACTACACAGTCGTTACAAATAAAGGCCAAATAAAGAAAAAATAATACCCAAACAAGCATCCCGTTTGAATCGTGCCTAAAAAGCACGGTTTAACGGGATGCTTTTTCTTTGCGCGCACAAGACCTTTTATCAGCGAGTTGATATAATGAACACAAAAAGAAGCGAGTGAACACGATGAATCAACTCTCGAGCTATAAAAAAATACGGCCAGTTCTTTTATTTTTTGTTGTTGTCATGAGTGCCTGTCAAGCACCAAAAGAGGACACGCGACCAGTTCCAGAAGAAACTGAAATGGTAGAGCAAAGCCAAGCAACGATGATCGCCCATGCTAAAACGCATGTCTACACACTGTATACCGATCTTGAACAAGGTTCGGGTTTTTTGATTAACAACAAAGGGGACATCTTGACCAATGCCCACGTCGTTTTAGATGCATCCTACATCACCGTCAAAAATAGCGACGGTCAAGAGTTTAATGGCAACGTGATCGGTATATCTGAAACGGAGGATCTTGCCATTGTTCGTGTCGCTGAACTGGCGGGGAAAGAGCCGTTAGCGATTAAAATGGAGCCCGTGGAAATCGGTACGCCAGTCGTCGCAATCGGCAGTCCAAACGACCAAAG is part of the Planococcus kocurii genome and encodes:
- a CDS encoding LTA synthase family protein, producing the protein MKVKWSYKPVLVMLATMFYFFLLVNGIETYLNGSYAERAVWRSDHKEAFFFNYMIVFSLFIVFLGIFNRYFVSFVVTNALVVTLAVFSYYKFSFLGEFLYPWDLLLYNNVLNLLPNLYETINLTQVILVFGLIVAVIVAISVFLFIKKPKRWIRLNPWVRMLFIGLGAAYLSIFVFYRSIPEVESTLKDVDINNLTFDQERNYKTNGFLLTFMLNMQSAIVLPPSGYNEKNVMDIVDNLTKVEPQSNSTAKQDPNIIFIMSESFWDPTSIEGLSFNEDPMPNVRAQQDGHILAPAFGGGTSNVEFEALTGFTNMFLPPGSVPYQQYIKSEIPAMPNYLASLGYETTAIHPYPKWFWNREEVYKHIGFDEFIDIDGFTDPVYRGPYVSDQQVTDTIIEQTEANEDPSFIYAITMQNHTSYNVDKYPDFTVETQTPPGVDPVFNLLLRSYTQGVADADAAFKSLIDYYETSDEPTIVVFFGDHLPAIGNDYKLFKQAGYVPRGAGDINWSLEDQKKMRSTPLAIWNNYGTEVPDLGTISPSFLAPTVFDLAGIEQPLYHAVLENFQAEMPGYTNEVKIDADGELYKVTPDKVETTKQQYEMIQYDLLFGDQYSLEKLFGN
- a CDS encoding S8 family serine peptidase; this translates as MRETSFWLMVFILLISSVTGFSSPVASKAPNPEVKLSKTLVKPQSPKEKVRIIIELQEQPTIEIATTKGVLYKELPESQKQRIEAAAAKKQKTAQTAITKVAPKIDYLQTFTAVFNGFSAEVIAGQVAEIAELPSVKAVYEATEYKRPAVQPTMKYAKELVQAQQAWRDYGFKGEGMIVGVIDTGIDSGHRDMKLSDNKTATLTKGQVDAFVSDHAIEEGAFFTEKVPFGYNYMDANTEIRDVAPGASMHGMHVAGTIGANGDEKKGGIKGVAPEAQLLALKVFGNDALYPTTFGDIYIKAMDDAIKLGADVINMSLGATAGFVDTSSPEQQAVERATNNGILVAISAGNEDMLGSGFQAPFAKNQDYGLIGTPGTSVDSFGVASFENTVITTESFVYSVDGKVSARALYLPANEVDPQKLPDASYQMVEVGLGMPEDFEGKDLTDKFALIARGTIPFAEKAFAAQSAGAAGVIIYNNTTGPVNMEWDPSITIPFLSTLQKDGLAMKAALQAGKAVTIAFDGKELETPNPNAGKMSDFTSWGPTPNLDFKPEITAPGGNIFSTLNDNDYGLMSGTSMAAPHVAGGTALIFQRIEELGLAGRDRVEFAKNLLMNTANPVELVAGQFVSPRRQGAGLMQLHDALSTDVIVTDGATGDAKVALKELTKNQLTIKLQAENFSDTAATYAITVNVQTDAIAKHKKRKINTTDPNRAGSKVVTDLVNITAPDLVTVPANGTTEIQVTIDASTLVGRPEFKAFTNGFFIDGFITLTDASEEVTGNTPLTVPYFGFNGKWDAASIFDDVAWSPETFYASTFLTDDFGLIVNGGSHQQGFVPERFAFSPNGDGSRESIIPVFSLLRNAKALEVNVLDADGKKLRTLQTGKNLVKNFTESFSYYYDFFNEWNGEVLGKPVKDGQYQLQMRAVIDYPGAKWQSRVMPILVDTVAPKATATLDTKTGTVKVTSFTDNKEGGGPDRWEVFHNGVELTQAPDSFEDQSLSPSVKSYKLPVAIKKGDKLNAVFHDTAGNKITVPLTGIVADTQQPAVSIISPGLFEVLSTKRVGVFGVVEDQSRIVSVTVNGEKAERFDGLFFQHTLTLKDGRNDIFAKAVDEAGNELEVRSQVLIDTQPALLKFLDLPETVGAEADSAEVRFNVSDNMNAIQVYVIDSEVFRQDMTEPYGEVGFDEDITITVPVAALGDNKFTLKVIDAAGHVTEESFTIKKQ
- a CDS encoding transposase, yielding MGRSRRIWTPHAYEHVVMRGNNRQAIFQEKSDIDAFFRVLTYAHEKYPFTMLAYCLMTNHYHLLIRSPEVPLSKLMALINKRYSDYHKKKYNYSGYFYESRYYSGKAITHKSILAVSRYVHRNPIDTSTPMVATMKDYPHSSYRLYADALQAPYQFLDLSYLPTLLPRPYSKCLTGYLMYCEERDLPERRDGE
- a CDS encoding S-layer homology domain-containing protein; the encoded protein is MRFPQKCNAAVIFTGLLSILLFFSTITTSASAAAPLKDVATTHWAYQDIQSLLGKNVLTGYSNGTFKPEQDVTRAQAAKIIALAAGIEPLNPKTASYPDVATGHWAFGYIEALKKEGVIHGKGNGLYAPDDKLTRGQMAKILTEGFDLVGHSANFFTDVTTTDWMFTYVLALRDNGITVGYPEDNTYRPNGIVTRAQMAAFANRAMEWKALQQPALPSKVIGFGDSNTSGSYLPKEFPDYPNHNWPTLAGITNAGVSGNTTAIALKRFKQDVLDQQPSTVVMMFGLNDALMRADTKQPQVSKEQFEKNISQMTTQMVAKGITVVLMTNLPVNERVYYQSQAAQNPGIEKLYASKGGLHAWQDSYNDIIRKVAEQQGVELIDNYANAVQKAGGATDTDLASSGLVDPLLGFHWTPRGHMMVAHSVNVWVPGTHTTLAQFNNKTPTSR